The Halomicronema hongdechloris C2206 genome includes a window with the following:
- a CDS encoding NADPH-dependent FMN reductase — translation MTTPKLLAFAGSLRRDSFNKKLVKIAAAGAEAAGAKVTYVDLKDYPMPIYDQDWFDQHGFPESVLQLKGLMKDHHGFLIASPEYNSSISGALKNMIDWTSRPEEGEAPLSLTCFKGKTAAIMATSPGGLGGLRGLNHVRSILENIGVLVIPDQKAIPGAYQAFDEAGNLVDEKTHDAIASIAAKLADVTAKLQTA, via the coding sequence ATGACTACTCCAAAACTGCTGGCCTTTGCCGGCAGCCTCCGCCGGGACTCATTCAACAAGAAGCTGGTCAAAATTGCCGCCGCGGGGGCCGAAGCTGCCGGCGCCAAGGTCACCTATGTTGATCTGAAAGACTATCCCATGCCCATCTACGACCAGGATTGGTTCGATCAGCATGGGTTTCCCGAGAGTGTGCTGCAGCTCAAGGGCCTGATGAAGGACCACCACGGCTTCTTGATTGCCTCGCCGGAGTACAACAGCTCTATTTCTGGGGCATTGAAGAACATGATCGACTGGACCTCTCGCCCTGAGGAAGGAGAGGCGCCTTTGTCTCTGACTTGCTTCAAGGGCAAAACCGCCGCTATCATGGCCACCTCTCCGGGGGGATTAGGCGGCCTGCGCGGTCTTAACCATGTGCGCTCGATTCTGGAGAACATCGGGGTGTTGGTGATTCCCGACCAAAAGGCCATCCCAGGAGCCTATCAGGCCTTTGATGAGGCCGGCAATCTGGTAGATGAGAAAACCCATGATGCGATCGCATCTATTGCCGCCAAACTGGCCGACGTCACTGCCAAGTTGCAGACTGCTTAA
- a CDS encoding GNAT family N-acetyltransferase yields the protein MLVRVAQSTDIEMMFDIRTSVTENHQSREEIAELGITPESIAATLATDCCAWIAELAGQSVGFAIANATEATIFGIFVLPKFEGQGAGRALMQAAETWLWSQGLDEIWLLTGNDPSLRAYGFYQHLDWLLTEVVAEGEYAGEAKFTKRRQPCELAS from the coding sequence ATGTTAGTTCGAGTCGCTCAATCAACCGATATTGAAATGATGTTTGATATCCGCACCAGTGTTACCGAAAACCACCAATCGCGCGAAGAGATTGCTGAGCTGGGCATCACGCCGGAGTCCATTGCCGCAACGCTGGCGACAGACTGCTGTGCTTGGATCGCGGAACTGGCGGGACAATCGGTGGGGTTTGCGATCGCCAACGCCACTGAAGCCACGATTTTCGGTATCTTTGTGCTTCCCAAGTTTGAAGGTCAAGGCGCGGGACGAGCCCTCATGCAAGCCGCCGAGACCTGGCTATGGTCTCAGGGACTCGACGAAATTTGGCTCCTGACAGGAAATGATCCATCGCTCAGAGCGTATGGTTTTTACCAACACCTGGATTGGCTACTGACGGAGGTTGTGGCGGAGGGGGAGTATGCCGGAGAAGCGAAGTTCACCAAGCGCCGCCAACCGTGCGAACTTGCCAGTTAG
- a CDS encoding aminoglycoside phosphotransferase family protein yields the protein MQAHQTLALAGTPASELEIDATLVHRLLADQHPDLAHLPVQPVDVGWDNAMFRLGDQFCVRLPRRNVAAPLIEHEQTWLPVLANQLPIAVPIPLRIGLPGHGYPWRWSILPWLPGRAADQAPPDANQAQRFGSFLKALHQPAPANAPHNPVRGVPLSQRAESTEERMQRLEAKTNLITEKIRHIWQAALHAPADFQSWWLHGDLHPRNVLVENGVITGIIDWGDITAGDVATDLASIWMLFADHNARLQALAAYGEISEAMLLKAKGWAILFGVVLLDTGLVDHPRHKALGERILEHVSHHQDDAESAAS from the coding sequence ATGCAAGCACATCAAACGTTAGCCTTGGCAGGGACACCAGCATCAGAACTGGAAATTGATGCAACCCTCGTCCACAGGTTGCTAGCAGACCAGCATCCTGATTTAGCGCATCTGCCAGTTCAACCTGTAGATGTTGGGTGGGATAATGCGATGTTTCGTCTGGGTGACCAGTTTTGTGTCAGACTGCCTCGCCGAAACGTTGCCGCTCCGCTCATCGAACATGAACAAACCTGGCTGCCGGTGTTGGCGAATCAACTGCCGATTGCGGTTCCAATTCCACTGAGAATCGGGTTGCCTGGCCACGGCTATCCCTGGCGATGGAGCATACTGCCGTGGTTGCCTGGTCGAGCGGCAGATCAAGCGCCACCCGATGCAAACCAAGCGCAACGGTTTGGCTCATTTCTCAAAGCACTGCATCAGCCGGCTCCAGCTAATGCGCCCCATAATCCGGTGAGGGGAGTGCCACTGAGCCAGCGGGCAGAGTCAACAGAAGAGCGCATGCAGCGACTGGAGGCCAAGACCAACCTCATTACCGAAAAGATCAGGCATATCTGGCAGGCTGCTTTGCACGCACCTGCTGATTTTCAATCCTGGTGGCTGCATGGGGATTTGCATCCCCGCAATGTGTTGGTTGAGAACGGAGTCATTACCGGCATTATCGACTGGGGCGACATCACAGCTGGCGATGTGGCAACGGATTTAGCGTCTATCTGGATGCTCTTTGCTGACCACAATGCACGCCTTCAAGCTCTGGCTGCCTATGGCGAGATTTCGGAAGCCATGCTGCTCAAGGCCAAGGGATGGGCGATCCTGTTTGGGGTCGTGCTGCTGGATACCGGACTGGTTGACCACCCCAGGCATAAAGCCTTAGGCGAAAGGATTTTGGAGCATGTCTCTCACCATCAAGACGATGCAGAATCCGCTGCATCATGA
- a CDS encoding GNAT family N-acetyltransferase, whose protein sequence is MRPLTAGDEPIVWEMLRYAAHESSLEALQHPLLARYTTGWGRPGDVGYGAWRAATPIGAAWLRLWSGGDKGFGYIRDDIPELSIGVAPDYRGQGVGTRLLTQLLAAAKGAFPAVSLSVRGDNPAVRLYSRVGFVPVSGSEILNRTGSESFNMICALEV, encoded by the coding sequence ATGCGTCCTTTGACCGCTGGAGATGAGCCGATAGTGTGGGAAATGCTGCGGTATGCCGCTCACGAATCCTCTTTGGAGGCTCTACAACACCCCCTGCTGGCTCGCTATACCACGGGGTGGGGGCGTCCGGGAGATGTGGGCTATGGGGCATGGCGAGCCGCCACCCCGATTGGTGCTGCCTGGTTACGGCTTTGGTCAGGGGGTGACAAAGGATTTGGCTATATCCGCGATGACATTCCTGAGTTGTCGATCGGTGTTGCCCCCGACTATCGCGGGCAGGGCGTTGGCACGCGTCTGCTCACCCAACTGTTAGCCGCTGCCAAGGGAGCCTTCCCCGCCGTGAGTCTGAGTGTGCGCGGTGATAACCCTGCGGTGCGTCTATATTCGCGAGTCGGCTTTGTGCCGGTCTCCGGCAGCGAAATTCTCAACCGCACCGGCAGCGAATCGTTCAATATGATTTGCGCGCTAGAAGTTTGA
- a CDS encoding AAC(3)-I family aminoglycoside N-acetyltransferase — translation MKPTDYIAIQQLAETDIDLMRALLTVFGDAFDEADTYCQAQPSNDYLQKLLSQRHFIGLVALKDGKVVGGLAAYELQKFEQERSEIYIYDLAVLVEYRRQGIATKLIEALKPLAADRGAYLIFVQADHGDEPAISLYSKLGVREDVLHFDIAVAVGEPFEQSATGHSKASEL, via the coding sequence ATGAAACCAACAGACTACATAGCCATTCAGCAACTGGCTGAAACCGATATCGATTTAATGAGAGCATTGCTCACTGTCTTTGGCGATGCTTTTGATGAAGCGGACACCTATTGCCAGGCTCAGCCCAGTAATGATTACTTGCAAAAGCTACTCAGCCAACGCCACTTTATCGGGCTGGTCGCCTTAAAAGATGGAAAAGTGGTTGGCGGTCTAGCCGCCTACGAGCTGCAAAAGTTTGAACAGGAACGCAGCGAAATTTATATCTATGATTTGGCAGTCCTCGTAGAATACCGACGCCAGGGTATTGCCACGAAACTCATCGAGGCACTGAAGCCTCTTGCTGCCGACCGGGGAGCCTATCTCATTTTCGTACAGGCTGACCACGGCGATGAACCGGCTATCAGTTTGTACTCAAAACTGGGCGTTCGGGAAGATGTCTTACATTTTGATATTGCCGTAGCTGTTGGCGAGCCATTTGAGCAATCAGCGACGGGTCACTCCAAGGCATCAGAGCTTTAA
- a CDS encoding pirin family protein — MITIRPANQRGAANFGWLDSRHTFSFGNYYDPNHMGFASLRVINEDKIQPSQGFGTHGHRDMEIITYVLEGALAHKDSIGNGSAITPGDVQRMSAGTGIRHSEFNHSATDPVHLLQIWILPEQTGLEPSYEQIRIPTEDKRGQLRLIGSRQGREGSITIHQDVDLYAAVLSQADAVEYELSPNRAAWLQVARGAVQLNGESLTAGDGAAIVDETSLVIASQAEDTEVVLFDMAV, encoded by the coding sequence ATGATCACGATTCGCCCAGCCAATCAGCGTGGCGCCGCCAACTTTGGCTGGCTCGATAGCCGCCACACCTTTTCCTTTGGCAACTACTACGATCCCAATCACATGGGATTTGCCAGCCTGCGGGTAATCAACGAAGACAAGATCCAGCCATCCCAGGGATTTGGCACCCATGGCCATCGCGATATGGAGATCATTACCTACGTACTCGAGGGCGCCCTAGCCCACAAAGACAGCATTGGTAACGGATCTGCCATTACCCCCGGAGATGTGCAGCGCATGTCTGCCGGTACTGGCATTCGCCACAGTGAGTTTAATCACTCTGCCACCGACCCGGTGCATCTGCTGCAGATCTGGATTCTGCCGGAGCAAACTGGTCTGGAGCCCAGCTACGAACAGATTCGTATCCCCACGGAAGATAAACGTGGTCAGCTACGGTTGATCGGCTCTCGCCAGGGCCGGGAGGGCTCGATTACCATTCACCAAGATGTGGATCTCTACGCGGCAGTACTCAGTCAAGCCGATGCCGTCGAGTATGAGTTGTCCCCCAATCGGGCCGCCTGGCTGCAGGTGGCTCGCGGAGCGGTTCAGCTCAATGGTGAGTCGCTCACCGCCGGAGACGGGGCCGCCATCGTTGATGAAACGTCCCTAGTCATTGCTAGCCAAGCCGAGGATACCGAAGTGGTGTTGTTCGATATGGCAGTTTGA